CGGGGCGAACCCCCTGTCACCCCCAAATCTGGCGCGGCCGGTGGCCGCGGTGCTTGCACCGTCGGGCTTCCGCCCTTCGCCGGCCAGCTCCGCTGGGCGTAGGGGACACGCCCCCTGTCACCCCCGCTGGGGTGGCTGGCGCGTTGATTCCATTGCCGGGCTTGCGCGCCAGTTTGGAGCGTTCCGACCGTCGGACGCAGAGATGGCCTTCACCCGCGGATTCAGTATCCGGGGCAGATCGCGCTCATGTCGAATCGACGCTCAGCCGCCGCGGCCGCGGGCGGCGACGCCATCGCGGGCGGCGCTTGCTTCGAGCAGGCCGGGACGCGGTGTCGCTTCCCACGCGGGCAGGCCGGCGATCAGGCCGGCGACGCTGGCGACGGCGTAGTCGTGCGAGTGCGAGAGGCTGATGTCGATCGTGCTGAGGCCGAGCTGCTCGGCGCGCTGGCGGGCGTTGCCGTGCAGCAGCACCAGCGGGTTGCCGCGGCGGTTGGGCAGGATCTCGATCTCGCGCCAGCCGATGCCGCGCACGCCCGTGCCCAGCGCCTTCATCACCGCCTCTTTGCCGGCGAAGCGCGCTGCCAGCTCGGCGACGCGGCCGCGGCAATGCTTGACCTCGC
The genomic region above belongs to Dehalococcoidia bacterium and contains:
- the acpS gene encoding holo-ACP synthase, which encodes MAMTVGVDVIEIERVRAVLARHPQRFLERVYTSGEVKHCRGRVAELAARFAGKEAVMKALGTGVRGIGWREIEILPNRRGNPLVLLHGNARQRAEQLGLSTIDISLSHSHDYAVASVAGLIAGLPAWEATPRPGLLEASAARDGVAARGRGG